GGCACAATCAACGTCCCCCGCTCCAGTTCATCGTTAAGCAACGTGCGCCGCGCAATTGCCACGCCCATGCCGGCTATCGCCGCTTCGATGGTCAGGTGATTGCGATTAAAGGTATGCCCGCGCCGCACGTCCGCGCCCTCGAAGCCGATGGCATTGAGGTAGAACTCCCATTCCGCGTACTCGTAACTGCCGCGCCAGGCGGTGATGTCGTGCAGCAACGGAAAGTGCACCAGGTCCGCCGGGCCATGCAGCGGCGGTCGGCCACGTAGCAGGCTCGGGGCGCAGACCGGGAATATCTGCTCGTCGAGCAAGGTTGTGGATAACAACCCGGGATAACTGCCGTCATTCAGGTCGATCGCCAGGTCGAAGTCCCCTTCATGCAACGGCACGCTGCTGTCCTCGGCCACCAGGCGCAATTGAATGTCCGGAAAGCGCTGCTGCAAGCGTGGCAGGCGCGGGGTCAGCCACTTGCTCAGGAACGATGGAATCGAACGCACCCGCAGAATTCCGCTGATCATTCCGGCGTCCAGTCGTCGCAATTCCGCATCGATGCTGCCGTAAGCCTCGTTGACGGTGATGGCCAGTCGCTGGCCCTCGGCGCTCAATTCCACGCCGCGCGCACGACGGTGAAACAAGCGAAAGCCCAGCCGCTCTTCCAGTTGGCGGATTTGCTGACTGACCGCACCCGGCGTGATGTGCAGCTCTTCGGCGCAGCGGGTGAAGGACAAGTGCCGCGCGGCACAGGAAAACACGTGCAGCCAGACGTAAGTCTGGGCGTGCAATTGGCGACTCATTGTTTAGTCCTGCTAAAGGCTGTCTTAGGAAGTTTCGTTGGTCATGTAGGACCGAGGTCGGCAGTATCGCCGACATTGCGCTTGTCCTACAAAAATGGCAGCGATTTCTCTTCCATTGCTTGTATAGGCTTTAGCATGGCTATCAGTGTTTTCGATCTCTTCAAAGTCGGCATCGGTCCGTCCAGTTCCCACACCGTCG
This region of Pseudomonas mandelii genomic DNA includes:
- a CDS encoding LysR substrate-binding domain-containing protein: MSRQLHAQTYVWLHVFSCAARHLSFTRCAEELHITPGAVSQQIRQLEERLGFRLFHRRARGVELSAEGQRLAITVNEAYGSIDAELRRLDAGMISGILRVRSIPSFLSKWLTPRLPRLQQRFPDIQLRLVAEDSSVPLHEGDFDLAIDLNDGSYPGLLSTTLLDEQIFPVCAPSLLRGRPPLHGPADLVHFPLLHDITAWRGSYEYAEWEFYLNAIGFEGADVRRGHTFNRNHLTIEAAIAGMGVAIARRTLLNDELERGTLIVPFGLAVPNHKRYVLLYAPGALSHPGVRAVHDWLVEEAGIFRSLHPLAERQM